Proteins encoded together in one Miscanthus floridulus cultivar M001 chromosome 16, ASM1932011v1, whole genome shotgun sequence window:
- the LOC136510460 gene encoding L-type lectin-domain containing receptor kinase IV.2-like, with product MAAAAPPLQPSTIAGTAAQPAPAAPASSATATCWPDPDVGCPGGRRGCWFRDIRHLYQRLGRVPVAAAQQGRRARPRRRVRRRRRASGRRVICEWHGAEAIPDFRYSELAAATSFFSDKEKLGQGGFGSVYRGYLKEVDLHVAIKRVSKSSKQGRREYVSEVKIINRLRHRNLV from the coding sequence TGCAGCCATCCACGATTGCTGGTACTGCTGCACAACCTGCTCCTGCTGCACCGGCCAGTAGCGCCACTGCCACCTGCTGGCCTGATCCCGACGTCGGCTGCCCTGGTGGCCGGCGTGGCTGCTGGTTCCGTGATATCCGCCACCTGTACCAGCGTCTTGGTCGGGTTCCTGTGGCGGCGGCGCAGCAAGGCAGGAGAGCACGACCACGACGACGtgttcgacgacgacgacgagcgtCTGGACGACGAGTCATTTGTGAATGGCACGGGGCCGAGGCGATTCCAGATTTCCGGTACAGCGAGCTGGCCGCCGCGACGAGCTTCTTCTCTGACAAGGAGAAGCTCGGCCAGGGGGGCTTCGGTTCCGTGTACCGAGGGTACCTCAAGGAAGTGGACCTCCACGTCGCCATAAAAAGAGTGTCCAAGAGCTCCAAGCAAGGGAGGAGAGAGTACGTCTCCGAGGTGAAGATCATAAACCGGCTCAGGCACCGCAACCTCGTGTAG